In Deinococcus sp. QL22, the following are encoded in one genomic region:
- a CDS encoding VOC family protein — MTFSPASSAPGTSPVQGLHHVTVMAQDPQRNIDFYSQTLGQRLVKVTVNFDDPGTYHLYYGDLTGQPGTIMTHFPWPAAKKGVRGNGEVVATAYSAPRASEGYWRERLSAHGFALKEDLRFGERVLTLEDPDGTWVELVFDDGQEVEPWPASPVPAEHELRGFHSVTAWVGDTQPVRDLLVGQLGFIEVGTDEASAGQRTRFRGSGSGVGLFVDVVARPSQPRGTFGAGSVHHVALRTRSDAEQLAYLQSLTAAGFRPTPVQDRQYFHSIYFREPNGVLFEIATDAPGFPDDEPVEELGKHLKLPAWYEAQRPAIEANAPRIVSREYGVTIGNRDLSAAQDAAPEDIEEAGGVQVYAGGRPLAEARVAMVLLHGRGGTAADILSLSDDLSLSAFAYLAPQAEGNTWYPQSFLAPVAQNQPHLDRALGAVGAVIDALGEQGIKPENVVLGGFSQGACLALEYASRAAAQGQRLGGVVALSGGLITLDQGGDLGGTPVFMGVAPDDAHIPLSRFQASADHLKSRGAAVDARVYPGLGHSINKDELDAVRRVMQGVAGLV, encoded by the coding sequence ATGACCTTCTCTCCTGCTTCCTCCGCGCCGGGAACTTCGCCTGTGCAGGGCCTTCACCACGTCACCGTGATGGCACAAGATCCGCAGCGCAACATCGATTTTTATTCCCAGACGCTGGGGCAACGGCTGGTCAAAGTGACGGTAAACTTTGACGATCCCGGCACCTACCACCTGTACTACGGCGACCTGACGGGGCAGCCCGGCACGATCATGACGCACTTTCCGTGGCCTGCTGCCAAAAAGGGCGTGCGGGGCAACGGCGAAGTGGTGGCAACGGCTTACAGCGCCCCGCGTGCCTCCGAGGGCTACTGGCGCGAGCGGCTGAGCGCCCACGGTTTTGCCCTGAAAGAAGACTTGCGGTTTGGCGAGCGCGTGCTGACGCTGGAAGACCCGGACGGAACCTGGGTGGAATTGGTCTTCGACGACGGCCAGGAAGTAGAGCCCTGGCCCGCCTCGCCCGTGCCCGCCGAACACGAACTGCGCGGCTTCCATTCGGTCACGGCCTGGGTAGGCGACACCCAGCCCGTGCGGGACTTGTTGGTGGGGCAACTCGGGTTTATAGAAGTCGGCACCGACGAGGCCAGCGCAGGCCAGCGCACCCGCTTCCGGGGCAGTGGCAGCGGCGTGGGCCTGTTTGTAGACGTGGTGGCACGGCCCAGCCAGCCACGCGGCACCTTCGGGGCAGGCAGCGTGCATCACGTGGCCCTGCGTACCCGGAGCGACGCCGAGCAGCTGGCCTACCTACAATCGCTGACGGCGGCAGGCTTCCGGCCCACACCCGTGCAAGACCGCCAGTATTTTCATTCCATCTACTTCCGGGAACCGAACGGTGTGCTGTTTGAAATTGCCACCGACGCCCCCGGTTTCCCTGACGACGAACCCGTAGAGGAACTGGGCAAGCACCTGAAATTGCCCGCGTGGTACGAGGCCCAGCGCCCTGCCATAGAAGCCAACGCGCCCAGAATCGTGAGTCGGGAATATGGTGTGACCATCGGCAACCGTGACCTGAGTGCAGCGCAGGATGCCGCGCCAGAAGATATCGAGGAAGCGGGCGGCGTACAGGTGTATGCGGGGGGCCGCCCCTTGGCCGAGGCGCGGGTGGCGATGGTGCTGCTGCACGGGCGCGGCGGCACGGCAGCCGACATTCTGAGCCTGTCTGACGATCTGAGCCTCAGCGCCTTTGCCTACCTTGCCCCGCAAGCCGAGGGGAACACGTGGTATCCACAGTCGTTTCTGGCTCCGGTGGCGCAGAACCAGCCCCACTTAGACCGGGCCTTGGGCGCGGTGGGCGCGGTGATAGACGCACTGGGAGAACAGGGAATCAAGCCGGAAAACGTGGTGCTGGGCGGCTTTTCTCAGGGCGCGTGCCTGGCGCTGGAATATGCCAGCCGTGCCGCCGCGCAGGGCCAACGCTTGGGCGGCGTGGTGGCCCTCAGCGGCGGCCTGATTACGCTGGATCAGGGCGGCGATTTAGGCGGCACACCCGTGTTTATGGGCGTCGCGCCCGATGATGCCCATATTCCGCTCAGCCGCTTTCAGGCCAGCGCCGATCACCTCAAATCGCGCGGGGCCGCAGTAGACGCCCGCGTGTATCCGGGGCTGGGACATTCCATCAACAAGGACGAACTGGACGCCGTGCGCCGCGTGATGCAGGGCGTAGCTGGGCTGGTCTAG
- a CDS encoding MarR family winged helix-turn-helix transcriptional regulator, whose translation MALIPDCAARCQLYRWTFRLDFLAADPEDNAYMPTRYSGTPEERRALEAYIKLWRAAHAVEVAANRHLAAYDLTISQFGVIEALYHLGPLSQRQLADKILRSSGNLTMVIDNLERDHLVRRERDPVDRRVVNVSLTTQGEALIESVLPQHVRGIHDLFTILTPEELIQLAALTRKLGLGLAAKENEAQQKSRKRRAGTAEQIRAKAED comes from the coding sequence TTGGCCCTGATCCCGGACTGCGCCGCCCGGTGCCAACTGTACCGCTGGACATTCCGGCTTGATTTTCTGGCCGCTGACCCTGAGGATAACGCCTATATGCCCACCCGTTACTCTGGAACGCCCGAGGAGCGCCGGGCGCTGGAGGCGTACATCAAGCTCTGGCGTGCCGCACACGCCGTAGAAGTGGCTGCCAACCGTCATCTGGCCGCCTATGACCTCACCATCAGCCAATTTGGAGTCATTGAGGCCCTGTATCACCTTGGCCCCCTGAGTCAGCGCCAACTGGCCGACAAAATCCTGCGCTCCAGCGGCAACCTGACGATGGTCATAGACAATCTGGAGCGTGATCATTTGGTGCGCCGTGAACGTGACCCGGTAGACCGCCGCGTGGTGAACGTGTCGCTGACCACGCAGGGTGAAGCCTTGATAGAAAGCGTGCTGCCCCAGCATGTGCGCGGCATTCACGACCTGTTTACCATCCTGACGCCCGAAGAGCTGATTCAGTTGGCGGCCCTGACGCGCAAATTGGGCTTGGGATTGGCCGCTAAGGAAAACGAAGCACAGCAAAAAAGTCGGAAACGGCGTGCGGGAACAGCAGAGCAGATCAGAGCCAAGGCAGAGGACTAG
- a CDS encoding N-acetyltransferase, with protein sequence MVDLPPELTWKTPTDLNRLAELLSAAHPDAPTTAAELERLERGYLPAEVHRRGVIEENGVWGGMYEVDTPRSDSHEGWLSISVCTLLSHTTLGKVLLARAEAVAAEYGAHTLLSRVREDWWELPLLQSHGYREHDRMWSSTLDLTGLDFVAFAAQEHKAQAAGIQIRPLSELGAFDEPQQFRLYTLITTLLRDVPSTSPVKVWPFETWQLRIVDAIDPVGLFMAIAPDGEWVGVNELYAVSNAAPHTLRNGLTGVLADWRGNSIAYALKLASARAALARGFTHVRTGNHSSNAPMLGINERLGFVREAAWMMLKKGV encoded by the coding sequence ATGGTTGACCTGCCGCCCGAACTGACCTGGAAGACTCCGACTGACCTGAACCGCCTGGCTGAATTGTTGAGCGCCGCGCACCCCGACGCGCCCACCACTGCCGCCGAACTGGAGCGGCTGGAGCGTGGATACCTGCCCGCAGAGGTACACAGGCGCGGAGTAATAGAAGAAAACGGTGTCTGGGGCGGGATGTATGAAGTGGACACGCCCCGCAGCGACTCACACGAGGGCTGGCTGAGTATTTCAGTATGCACCCTGCTCAGCCACACCACGTTAGGAAAAGTGCTGCTGGCACGGGCTGAAGCGGTGGCTGCCGAATACGGCGCACACACCCTGCTGAGCCGTGTACGGGAGGACTGGTGGGAGTTGCCGCTGCTGCAATCGCACGGCTACCGCGAGCATGACCGGATGTGGAGCAGCACGCTTGACCTGACCGGGTTGGACTTTGTCGCCTTTGCCGCGCAGGAGCACAAAGCTCAGGCTGCCGGAATCCAGATTCGGCCACTGAGTGAACTGGGGGCGTTTGACGAACCGCAGCAATTCCGATTGTATACCCTGATCACCACCCTCCTGCGCGATGTGCCCAGCACTTCTCCGGTCAAGGTGTGGCCCTTTGAAACGTGGCAGTTGCGGATCGTGGATGCAATCGACCCGGTGGGCTTATTTATGGCTATTGCCCCGGATGGAGAGTGGGTGGGAGTGAATGAACTGTATGCCGTGAGCAACGCTGCGCCTCACACGCTCCGCAATGGGCTGACGGGCGTGCTGGCCGACTGGCGCGGCAACAGTATCGCTTACGCCCTCAAGCTGGCGTCGGCCCGCGCTGCGCTGGCACGCGGTTTTACCCATGTTCGCACGGGGAATCACAGCAGCAACGCGCCTATGCTCGGAATCAATGAGCGGCTAGGGTTTGTGCGGGAAGCGGCGTGGATGATGCTGAAGAAGGGAGTGTAG
- a CDS encoding DoxX family protein, which produces MTDNHHSRTPLSFAARFNRLDSAVVGWFGRHGITLLRLSIGLIFFWFGALKFFPGVSTAEGLANRTISVLTFGLVPANVSLPVLAAWECLIGLGLLSGRFLRATLFLLFAQMAGTFLPLLFFPGETFKIFPFVPTLEGQYIIKNFVIISAALVVGSTARGGRLITDRKAARVAEEIQAHRP; this is translated from the coding sequence ATGACCGACAATCATCACAGCCGTACCCCACTTTCGTTCGCGGCACGTTTCAACCGGCTGGATTCGGCTGTGGTCGGCTGGTTCGGACGGCACGGCATCACGCTGCTGCGCCTCTCCATCGGCCTGATTTTCTTCTGGTTCGGCGCCCTGAAATTCTTCCCCGGCGTCAGCACCGCCGAAGGCTTGGCCAACCGCACTATTTCGGTGCTGACCTTTGGTCTTGTGCCCGCCAATGTCAGTTTGCCCGTGCTGGCCGCGTGGGAATGCCTGATTGGGTTGGGGCTGCTGTCAGGGCGCTTCCTGCGGGCCACCTTATTTCTGCTGTTCGCGCAGATGGCCGGAACCTTTCTGCCGCTGCTGTTTTTCCCGGGCGAGACCTTTAAAATCTTTCCCTTCGTCCCCACTCTGGAGGGTCAGTACATCATCAAAAACTTCGTCATTATTTCGGCGGCGCTGGTGGTGGGGTCGACGGCACGCGGCGGACGCCTGATTACAGACCGAAAGGCGGCGCGGGTGGCCGAGGAGATTCAGGCGCACCGGCCATAA
- a CDS encoding aminopeptidase yields MTTDATTPAQSDLTQSGSAQSGLAHAQAAYAELQGQGLKLNMQRGQPSDADFDLSNGLLTALGETDTHQDGLDLRNYPGGVHGLPSARALFAAYLDLKAENMLVWNNSSLELQGLLLSFALLHGVRGSTGGWVKLLDSQKPKMIVTLPGYDRHFLLLETLGFELLTVPMQPDGPDVDAIARIAGRDASVKGVLFVPTYSNPGGESISAAKAAKLAGIKAAAADFTIFADDAYRVHHLSDTDQDAPVNFVTLCRDAGFPDRAFVFASTSKVTFASGGLGFVGSSEDNIAWATKYLNAQSIGPNKLEQARHVRFLAQYEGGLEGLMRDHARLIAPKFQAVYTTLAQELGESGEYATWTTPKGGYFVSLDTTEPVAARVVQLADMAGVSLTPAGATYPGGKDPTGRNIRLAPTRPPEAEVLTAMKAVATCIRLATEEYRAGKTA; encoded by the coding sequence ATGACAACGGACGCGACCACTCCAGCGCAATCTGACTTAACACAGTCTGGCTCGGCGCAGTCGGGCTTGGCGCACGCACAGGCGGCCTATGCAGAATTGCAGGGGCAAGGGCTGAAGCTGAATATGCAGCGCGGGCAACCCTCAGACGCCGATTTTGACCTGTCAAACGGCCTTCTGACCGCGCTGGGCGAAACCGATACGCACCAGGACGGCCTTGACCTCCGCAATTATCCGGGCGGCGTCCACGGTCTGCCCAGTGCGCGGGCGCTGTTTGCCGCCTACCTGGACCTGAAGGCCGAGAACATGCTGGTCTGGAACAATTCCAGCCTGGAGTTGCAGGGCCTGCTGCTGAGTTTTGCCCTGCTGCACGGCGTCAGGGGCAGCACCGGCGGCTGGGTCAAGCTGCTGGACAGCCAGAAACCCAAAATGATCGTGACCCTGCCCGGCTATGACCGTCACTTTTTGCTGCTGGAAACGCTGGGCTTCGAACTCCTGACCGTGCCTATGCAGCCCGATGGCCCCGACGTAGACGCCATTGCCCGGATTGCGGGCCGCGACGCTTCGGTCAAGGGTGTGCTGTTCGTGCCCACCTATTCCAATCCAGGCGGCGAAAGCATCAGCGCAGCAAAAGCGGCAAAACTGGCCGGAATCAAGGCGGCGGCGGCAGATTTCACCATCTTTGCCGATGATGCCTACCGGGTGCATCACCTGTCGGACACCGACCAGGACGCGCCAGTCAACTTTGTGACGCTGTGCCGCGACGCCGGATTCCCTGACCGCGCTTTCGTGTTTGCCAGCACCAGCAAGGTCACGTTTGCCAGCGGCGGCCTGGGCTTCGTGGGTAGCAGCGAAGACAATATCGCCTGGGCCACCAAGTACCTGAATGCCCAGAGCATCGGGCCGAACAAGCTGGAGCAGGCCCGCCACGTGCGCTTTTTGGCCCAGTACGAGGGCGGGTTAGAAGGTTTGATGCGTGACCACGCCCGCCTGATCGCGCCCAAGTTTCAGGCCGTGTATACCACTCTGGCGCAGGAGTTGGGCGAATCGGGCGAGTACGCCACGTGGACAACCCCCAAGGGCGGCTACTTTGTTAGCCTCGATACCACCGAACCTGTGGCGGCGCGGGTGGTGCAGCTTGCAGACATGGCCGGAGTAAGCCTGACCCCCGCCGGGGCCACCTATCCGGGCGGCAAAGACCCCACCGGGCGCAATATCCGCCTGGCTCCCACACGCCCACCCGAAGCCGAGGTGCTGACCGCCATGAAAGCAGTCGCCACCTGCATTCGGCTGGCGACAGAGGAGTACCGGGCGGGCAAGACCGCCTAA
- the queA gene encoding tRNA preQ1(34) S-adenosylmethionine ribosyltransferase-isomerase QueA codes for MPDPHLDPDAVLAQLAFTLPPERIAQSGAEPRDSSRLMRVNGEIEHLLFRDLPGLLQPGDLLVFNESRVIPARVMARKPMQNGFGGGQVEVMLLREEYGTDLGAHIWSAYLKPARRAGPELLLGPSDAPHRAEIMGQLDDGARLLRFDHDIKPHLDTIGRLPLPPYIDAGDNDERWRERYQTVYAREPGSVAAPTAGLHFTPELLAELDSMGVGRTAITLHVGAGTFRPISGSVADHVMHAERYSISAATAKAINTARAEGRRIVAVGTTTVRALESAVDTAGLVQPGVGDTQIFITPGTPVRVPDLLITNLHLPGSTLLLLVAAFAGVDRIQAAYAAALDGEYRFYSLGDAMILERMGL; via the coding sequence ATGCCTGATCCTCACCTTGACCCGGACGCGGTGCTGGCGCAACTGGCCTTTACCCTGCCGCCGGAGCGCATCGCCCAATCGGGTGCAGAACCCCGCGACTCCTCCCGCCTGATGAGGGTGAACGGGGAAATAGAGCATCTGCTTTTCCGCGACTTGCCGGGGCTGTTGCAACCCGGCGATCTGCTGGTTTTCAACGAAAGCCGGGTCATTCCGGCCCGTGTAATGGCCCGCAAACCCATGCAGAACGGCTTCGGCGGTGGGCAAGTCGAAGTGATGCTGCTCCGCGAGGAATACGGGACAGACCTGGGGGCGCACATCTGGTCGGCTTACCTGAAACCCGCCCGCCGCGCTGGCCCCGAACTTCTCCTCGGCCCGTCCGACGCTCCCCACCGCGCCGAAATCATGGGCCAATTGGATGACGGCGCACGCCTGCTGCGCTTCGACCACGACATCAAGCCGCACCTGGACACCATCGGGCGCTTGCCGCTGCCGCCCTACATCGACGCGGGCGACAACGACGAACGCTGGCGCGAACGCTATCAGACGGTGTACGCCCGTGAACCCGGCAGCGTGGCGGCTCCCACGGCGGGTCTGCATTTCACGCCCGAACTGCTGGCCGAGTTGGACAGCATGGGCGTGGGGCGCACCGCCATCACCCTGCACGTGGGCGCAGGAACCTTCCGCCCGATTTCCGGCAGTGTGGCCGACCACGTGATGCACGCCGAACGCTATTCCATCAGCGCGGCCACCGCCAAGGCCATCAACACGGCTAGGGCAGAGGGCCGACGCATCGTGGCTGTGGGCACAACGACTGTGCGGGCGCTGGAAAGTGCGGTGGATACGGCTGGGCTGGTACAACCGGGCGTGGGCGACACCCAGATTTTCATCACCCCTGGAACGCCTGTGCGCGTGCCCGATCTGCTGATTACCAATCTGCACTTACCCGGAAGCACCTTGCTGCTGTTGGTGGCGGCCTTCGCGGGTGTAGACCGTATCCAGGCCGCGTATGCCGCCGCGCTGGACGGGGAATACCGGTTCTATTCGCTAGGCGATGCGATGATTCTGGAGCGGATGGGGCTGTAA
- a CDS encoding NYN domain-containing protein, producing the protein MQYVVSRPRVGVFIDTQNLYHSARDLLERTVNFETLMRVSTDNRELVHAIAYTVERENEATARPFIYKLSTLGFKVRRMNLTLHHVTEGGKAIYEGNWDMGIVADMVRLCDHLDVIVLGSGDGDFTDIVEVLQERGKRVEVISFREHTAQKLIDAADRFMHLPDIEGGLMPARQKPARAEEAPALEP; encoded by the coding sequence ATGCAATACGTCGTTTCCCGTCCCAGAGTCGGTGTGTTCATCGATACCCAGAATCTGTATCACTCTGCCCGCGATCTGCTGGAGCGCACTGTCAACTTCGAAACGCTGATGCGCGTGAGTACCGACAACCGTGAACTCGTCCATGCCATCGCCTACACCGTCGAGCGCGAAAACGAGGCCACTGCCCGGCCCTTCATCTACAAACTGTCCACGTTGGGCTTCAAGGTGCGCCGCATGAACCTGACCCTGCACCACGTCACCGAGGGCGGCAAGGCCATTTATGAGGGCAACTGGGATATGGGCATCGTGGCCGATATGGTGCGCCTGTGTGATCACCTCGACGTCATCGTGTTGGGCAGCGGCGACGGCGACTTCACCGACATCGTGGAAGTGCTTCAGGAGCGCGGCAAGCGTGTAGAAGTGATCTCCTTCCGCGAGCATACGGCCCAGAAGCTGATCGACGCCGCAGACCGCTTTATGCACCTGCCCGATATAGAGGGCGGCCTGATGCCTGCCCGCCAGAAGCCTGCCCGCGCCGAAGAAGCGCCCGCGCTGGAGCCTTGA